atattttagtcccagagcttATGCAGTTAAttcccactttactgtccatgtccaaaaagggaataaaaacataatcaaagtagtccatatgtgacatcagttggttgattagaatctcttgaagcatcgaaaatacattttggtccaaaaatatcaaaaactattaatttattcagcattgtcttctcttctgcgttcttccaaaaagattcaaacggtatgaatcgatcaatgattcgggtcgccaatgtcacgtgatttcagcagttcaaaTCGCGTCAAAcagccaaactgctgaaatcacgtgacattggcgacccacagcattgatcgattcactgattcattaaacgTTTAAATCTTTTTGGAGACACGGAAGAGAGGACAATTCTGAATAAATttatagtttttgatatttttggatcaaaatgtattttcgatgcttcaagagattctaatcaactaactgatgtcacatatggactactttgatgatgtttttgcaCAACTTAAAATgatgtggttactttgagtggcaggtggatagccatttcacctaagctccgcccacatcccgcctctttgcccattttctgttatctgggagtgacacgcgatgacgcACTCGAAAGAAGTCTCTACTTTACACTTCAGAATGGTTATCGGAATCCTATCGGTGATGTCACGGATACtatacgtccatattttttttacagtttgtgCTTGAAAGCGTGTTGCAAGGGCAGCGTTTTTCCAGTTGAGATACTTTGGTTACTATGATTCAGAATATCCATGGCAGTAATGTGTTACTATTTTAAAGAATtttactaaatataaaaaagcagTAAAAAGCAGCATTAACTTCTCCATTATTGTTGTTCAGTCGGTGTATAAGTGGGTTGATTGGTCGGTGTACTCTTGCAATATTATTATGGTAGGCCTACATAGTGCATCAAAATGCAGTCATCAGTTTGCCTAAATTGGAgaacattcaaatgttttaacGCACCATTTAGCAGGTGAAGGCCTACATTTCTTTCATACCaactaacatttaaaaaatgcgaATCCAAAAATTTACGTCAGAGAGGCTTTACGAACTATTTACACAAATTCGTTCTGCtcgtgtttcatgaatgaggcccattgGGCGACTCATTTCGGCTATATTGTaaagcaaagaaaaaagaaaaaacaaacccAGATATCACAATCATAAATAAACCTACACATACCTTGGGCCTATTTTCTGTTCTATTCCTTCTGTAGCCTTATACATACATATTGCTGTTTAGTGAAAAATAAAACTCAAACAAAATGTAGCAAATACCACAGGTTGAAAATATCCTGTCAAATTTTGATTTGTAAAAGTCTGCTGCAGGGTGGTTTAAAAAATTACATGcgctttaaaacaataaaacatattttctgTGCTTCTGGTCATGCAGtttgtttctgtttttcttcttctttaaaagTTAGTTAATACGTACAGACAGCAAAATAATCAAACACAAAGTAAAATCTGCTCTCATTTGCTAGATGGACATGACGTAATCACACTATAGAGACATTATTGTGTGAAATGACCTCGCTCTTCAACTTCAGGTTATGTCTCACATGCATTTGTGTTCATTGCATAATGTCCATTGATGTAAGTTCAAAGGAAGTGCATGAGTACAGACAGTAGAGAGAGGGGGGGATAAAAGACAGAAAGGTGCCAGATGTTTATGCTGTTGCTCCACATAGTCTGACCGCTGCTGAAATGTCTTTGGTGTCTTCTGATCGTGCCGAGACCACAAAAGGCCACGTCTGTGGAAAAACAATGAACAAGTCAGCCACATATTGCTGGTAAAATGCAGATGCAGATTTATTTACATTACATATTACAGCAACAGAAAAAAGTGTTGTATACAACCCCAATTCCAGAAAAGTTGGGGCATTtcgtaaaatgtaataaaattaaGAATCATTGATTTATTCCctttaacctttatttaactGACAAAAGTACAAAGAATCCAGTGTTTTTACTggaaatcttttttcttttcttttttgtattttgtaatataaaaacattttgatggCTGCACCACtccaaaaaaaagttgggaaataggcaaaataaaagtgaaaagaTTACAGAATATCCCAGTCCACAATGAGAAGGTGAGCTGGTAGGTGAGTCTCAGTCTTAGCAAACCAACATGGGTCACGACTCATCACTTTGTGCTAAATTTAACAATTTAACATTTCTAAATGCAAGATTGCAAAGTATTTAGGTCTTTCACTATCTACACCATacataatattgtgaaaagattCAGGGAATCCAGAGAAATCTGCCTGAATCTGCCGCTGCATCAAGGAATGCCACTTAAATCTCTGTTACGCAAGGGGAAAGCTATATACATCAGTTCAATGCAGAGTTCTTTGGGCCCCAGCTCTTCTCAGAAGGTCAAAAACAGAGGAACTGTGTGCTGTGGACAGATGAGTGCACGTTTCAGCTTGTTTTTGGGGAAAACTGATTTCAAGTTCTCAGTCCtaaagacaaaaacaaacatctgTCATATGGGAGTGTATCAGTGCAAACAGCATGGACGACTTGCATGTGAGGATCCCATTGGCGTGGAGATGTATCATCAAGATGACATCTTTCCTGGGAAGCAAAACAACTGCAAGCCTCATTCTACAACAGAATGGTTTATTAGACACTGTATAGTGTATACCATAGAGTGGATGTGCTTGACCTGCCAGATCTCtcttattgaaaatgttttgcCCATCATGACCTCAACATGACTGTTGAGCAGATGTCTTGTTTCAGACTAAATTGGGAAAACAAAACTGCAACAATTAGTATCCTCAATTCCCAAATTATAAAAAGTATTATGACAGTCATAAACATTTCTCATACAGTCACAACGTTTTGGGAGAGTGTAGCAGCCATTAAATCAAAATTAGTGAAAGTTGGTGTCATTAAAAACATCGGAAATCTTTTCTTTGTGCTTTCGTCAGTTAAAAAAGGGAAACGAGAATTAACAAAtcacaaaatattgattttgttgcattttacaAAATGTCCCAGTTTTTCTGGAATTGGGTTTGAATGTACATACCCACACTGATATTTAATATATGTACTGTTACTGTAAGCAATATGCAAAATAAAAGGGTATGaattatttatatgtatgtatgtatgtatgtatgtatgtatgtatgtatgtatgtatgtatgtatgtatgtatgtatgtatgtatgtatgtatgtatgtatgtatgtatgtatgtatgtatgtatgtatgtatgtatgtatgaatgtatgtttgtttgtatgttgttatattattattattattattattattattattattattattattattattattattattattattattattattattatttaatgcataataattaaattatgtaattaataatacttttttaaaattatttaagaatactttttatatatacttaaatgtaatcaatatatatatatatatatatatatatatatatatatatatatatatatatatatatatatatatatatatatatatatatatatatatatatatatatattaacttaCATAATACAGCAGATGTACTGTTACtatgataaataaaatgtatgaattatttgtatttgtttatttttaatatttattttaatattatataattcatattttatgaaacaataaaatactatgcattaaataatttattttatattatttattgtaaatattaatattatttttttatatttaagcatctttttatatttatgtaaatattatattattgatatttaatacagtattataaaaATACTATACACACGTTTATATTTAATACTGCATACTGTATGTACTGTTAATCAAGCAATGTAAAATATGAAGTAAATTATTAAGTAATTTACTATATAGTAATCATTAAgttattattacattatcatTACATATGTATTTATGATTATGACTAATTTATGCttatttatacattatattactGATATTTAATATATCataatacaaattaaaacagaactttacaaaattatataatattatggtttaaaaaaattcttaagggtgtatatgttttatatttttatatattgtaaTCCAGATTATATCCAAGTAATACTGAACAATACAACTTCTCAACCAGATGGAAGTGTATAACATCTAGTCATAAACTTAAACAACACTCACTCATACCAAGTTTACAGGATGCACAAAGCTGTTCTGGTATCTGTCCTCTTGTAAGAGCTGTCTGAGGTGAGATATATAGCTGGATGCCAGACGGAGTGTGTCCAGCTTTGAGAGTTTGGTGTCTGCCGGTACCCAAGGCAGGCTGGTCTTCAGCCGAGAGAAAGCTTTACTCAGAACTCTCATGCGTGCCCTCTCTCTGGCATTCGCTGCGTTTCTCTGAGACTGTCTGCCATCCTTTGCCATCTTCATTTGCTGCTTGTTGCTGGCACCAGCTCGAGGTGGTTTGGTCTTTGGTTTCAAACTGTCATTGATACTAAACTCGTCTTCCGAGCCTTCCAGAGAACGAG
This DNA window, taken from Pseudorasbora parva isolate DD20220531a chromosome 24, ASM2467924v1, whole genome shotgun sequence, encodes the following:
- the LOC137064154 gene encoding transcription factor 21, encoding MSTGSVSDPEDLQELSITHMDTRSLEGSEDEFSINDSLKPKTKPPRAGASNKQQMKMAKDGRQSQRNAANARERARMRVLSKAFSRLKTSLPWVPADTKLSKLDTLRLASSYISHLRQLLQEDRYQNSFVHPVNLTWPFVVSARSEDTKDISAAVRLCGATA